In the genome of Gloeotrichia echinulata CP02, one region contains:
- the petE gene encoding plastocyanin, translating to MKSIAASWRRFGLAVMTILLVVSSFAVFTPSAAADTYKVKLGSDKGLLAFEPKTLTIKPGDTIEWVNNKVPPHNVVFDKAKNPDHSSDLAKALSHKKLLLSPGKSEKTTFPADAPEGDYTFYCEPHRGAGMVGKITVKS from the coding sequence ATGAAATCGATTGCGGCAAGCTGGCGACGCTTTGGTTTAGCTGTGATGACAATTCTTTTAGTTGTTAGCAGCTTCGCTGTATTTACTCCCAGCGCTGCGGCTGATACCTACAAGGTAAAACTTGGTAGTGATAAAGGACTGTTAGCATTTGAACCCAAAACCTTGACAATTAAGCCGGGTGACACTATTGAATGGGTGAACAACAAAGTTCCTCCCCATAATGTTGTGTTTGACAAGGCCAAAAACCCTGACCACAGTTCCGATTTAGCCAAAGCACTATCTCATAAGAAGTTGTTGCTAAGTCCCGGAAAATCTGAAAAAACCACCTTCCCTGCAGACGCCCCTGAAGGTGACTATACCTTCTACTGCGAACCTCACCGTGGCGCAGGTATGGTTGGCAAAATCACTGTTAAATCCTAG
- a CDS encoding DOMON-like domain-containing protein yields the protein MNKQTFSLQPFGASEPPNLKIEGNISRNENLLSISYALVGDIKEVEIAAPSDTPARKHELWEHTCFEFFFGVKNSPQYWEFNLSPAGHWNIYHFDDYRQGMVEETSLTKLPFSVNQLSDGLTLAIDVDLDKLNINKIIPPEQALEIAITTVIKGKDGKVTYWALTHPGAEADFHRRDSFVIELGT from the coding sequence ATGAACAAACAGACATTTTCCCTCCAACCCTTCGGCGCAAGTGAGCCACCTAATTTGAAAATAGAGGGTAATATTTCCCGTAATGAAAATTTACTCAGCATCAGTTACGCGCTTGTAGGCGATATCAAAGAAGTTGAAATTGCTGCGCCATCAGACACACCAGCGCGAAAGCATGAACTGTGGGAACATACCTGTTTTGAGTTTTTCTTTGGCGTCAAGAATTCGCCGCAGTATTGGGAATTCAACCTTTCCCCAGCGGGACACTGGAATATATATCATTTTGATGACTACCGTCAAGGGATGGTTGAGGAAACAAGTTTGACAAAACTTCCATTTAGTGTAAATCAGCTATCAGATGGTTTAACACTGGCGATAGATGTCGATTTAGATAAATTAAATATAAATAAAATTATTCCCCCAGAACAAGCCCTAGAAATTGCCATTACCACCGTCATCAAAGGCAAAGATGGTAAAGTGACATACTGGGCTTTGACTCATCCAGGCGCCGAGGCTGACTTTCACCGTCGGGATAGTTTCGTCATCGAATTGGGGACATAA
- a CDS encoding type II toxin-antitoxin system ParD family antitoxin has product MNIQLKPEEEQFIQTQIARGKYENPEAVISIALKLLGEWEEGYQNWVEETRQKVEVAAEQLDRGEGIDGEVVVERLREKLRKAREQQG; this is encoded by the coding sequence ATGAACATCCAACTGAAGCCCGAAGAAGAGCAATTTATTCAAACACAAATTGCCAGAGGTAAATATGAAAATCCGGAAGCAGTTATTAGTATAGCACTAAAACTATTAGGAGAGTGGGAAGAAGGCTATCAAAATTGGGTTGAAGAAACCCGTCAAAAAGTGGAAGTCGCTGCTGAACAGTTGGATAGAGGTGAAGGAATTGACGGGGAAGTCGTAGTCGAGCGACTACGGGAGAAACTGCGTAAAGCAAGAGAGCAGCAAGGATGA
- a CDS encoding aminoglycoside phosphotransferase family protein yields the protein MTENIKTQDTDNLIIIADQFTHTGKVTGIKCFGNGNINDTFLVTLDSLQAKHFILQRINTRVFNQPELVMRNMCIFTEHVHQRLQQSPLNRRWEVPRVLLTKDAQDHYKDADGSFWRGISFIENSQSFDTLQDGSRGSEVGYALGMFHNLISDLSPEKLADTLEGFHITPRYLQQYEEVLAKTSVSKSAEVNYCLQFVSDRTTFAHILEDAKATGKLPLRLMHGDPKINNVMFDIDTDKAVSVIDLDTVKPGLVHYDIGDCLRSGCNPAGEETQQWETVYFEPELCQSILQGYLGVAKEFLTENDYTYIYDAIRLITFELGLRFFADYLAGNVYFKVKHPEHNLSRALVQFALTKSIEAQEATIRKIIQEMK from the coding sequence ATGACGGAAAATATTAAGACACAGGATACAGACAATCTAATTATCATTGCCGACCAATTCACGCACACAGGGAAGGTTACAGGAATTAAATGCTTTGGCAATGGCAATATAAATGATACCTTCCTCGTTACCCTAGATTCTTTACAAGCAAAGCATTTTATCCTACAGCGCATCAATACGCGGGTGTTTAATCAGCCAGAATTGGTGATGCGTAATATGTGTATCTTCACCGAGCATGTTCACCAGCGTTTACAACAATCGCCCCTCAACCGTCGTTGGGAAGTTCCCCGTGTGTTGTTAACTAAGGATGCTCAAGACCATTACAAAGATGCTGACGGCTCCTTTTGGCGAGGAATCAGCTTTATTGAAAACTCCCAATCATTCGACACCTTGCAAGATGGGTCACGCGGGAGCGAAGTCGGCTATGCTTTGGGTATGTTTCATAACCTCATCAGCGACCTATCCCCAGAAAAACTCGCCGACACTTTAGAAGGGTTCCATATCACACCGCGCTACCTTCAGCAATACGAGGAAGTTTTAGCGAAAACTAGCGTGAGTAAATCAGCAGAAGTCAATTATTGTTTACAATTTGTGAGCGATCGCACCACTTTTGCACATATTCTAGAAGATGCCAAAGCCACAGGTAAGCTACCATTGCGCCTCATGCACGGCGATCCGAAAATTAATAACGTCATGTTCGACATTGACACCGACAAAGCCGTTAGCGTTATCGACCTAGACACCGTTAAGCCAGGTTTAGTACATTACGACATAGGCGATTGTTTGCGTTCCGGTTGCAATCCCGCCGGCGAAGAAACTCAACAATGGGAAACTGTCTATTTTGAGCCGGAACTTTGCCAAAGCATACTGCAAGGATACCTTGGTGTAGCCAAAGAATTTCTCACTGAGAATGATTATACCTATATATACGACGCCATCCGTTTGATTACATTTGAGTTGGGACTGAGATTTTTCGCTGATTATTTAGCAGGAAATGTTTATTTCAAAGTCAAGCACCCAGAACATAACCTTTCTAGGGCGCTTGTGCAGTTTGCGCTGACAAAGAGCATTGAAGCGCAAGAAGCAACAATTCGCAAGATTATTCAAGAAATGAAATGA
- a CDS encoding AGE family epimerase/isomerase — translation MEYDFPRLAELYKNTLLNDVLPFWETHSIDWEQGGYFTCLDRTGKVYDTDKFIWLQNRQVWTFSVLCNQLEKRQNWLKIASNGANFLAKHGRDAEGNWYFALTRAGQPLVQPYNIFSDCFAAMAFSQYALASGEDWAKDVAIQAYNNVLRRQDNPKGKYTKTYPGTRPMKSLAVPMILANLTLEMEWLLSSETLETVLDATVQEVMTDFLDKERGLMYENVAPDGSHIDCFEGRLINPGHGIEAMWFIMDIARRRQDTKTINQAVDVVLNILNFAWDSEYGGLYYFMDAEGHPPQQLEWDQKLWWVHLESLVALAMGYRLTRREECWEWYQKLHDYAWSHFADPQHGEWFGYLNRRGEVLLNLKGGKWKGCFHVPRALYLCWQQFEDLGSQSV, via the coding sequence ATGGAGTACGATTTTCCCAGACTGGCTGAACTTTACAAAAATACACTCCTCAACGATGTACTCCCATTTTGGGAAACCCACTCAATCGACTGGGAGCAAGGCGGCTATTTTACCTGTCTTGACCGCACTGGTAAAGTGTACGATACAGACAAATTTATCTGGCTGCAAAATCGCCAAGTGTGGACATTCTCCGTACTGTGTAACCAGCTAGAAAAACGCCAAAACTGGTTAAAAATTGCCAGCAACGGGGCTAATTTCCTTGCTAAACATGGTAGAGATGCTGAAGGTAACTGGTACTTTGCCTTAACCCGTGCAGGTCAGCCACTGGTTCAACCCTACAATATCTTTTCTGATTGCTTTGCGGCAATGGCTTTCAGTCAATATGCACTCGCTAGCGGCGAAGACTGGGCAAAAGATGTAGCGATACAGGCTTATAATAACGTTTTGCGCCGTCAGGATAACCCAAAGGGTAAGTACACCAAAACTTATCCAGGTACACGCCCGATGAAATCCTTAGCTGTACCGATGATTTTAGCCAACCTGACCCTAGAAATGGAATGGTTGTTATCCAGCGAAACCCTCGAAACTGTCTTGGATGCAACTGTTCAGGAAGTAATGACCGATTTCCTTGACAAAGAACGCGGTCTGATGTACGAAAATGTTGCTCCCGACGGTTCCCACATTGATTGTTTTGAAGGACGTTTAATTAACCCCGGTCACGGGATTGAAGCGATGTGGTTTATTATGGATATCGCCCGCCGTCGCCAGGACACAAAAACAATTAACCAAGCCGTTGATGTGGTGCTAAATATCCTCAATTTTGCTTGGGATAGTGAATATGGCGGCTTGTATTACTTTATGGATGCAGAAGGTCATCCGCCACAACAACTGGAATGGGATCAAAAACTGTGGTGGGTGCATTTAGAGTCTTTAGTTGCATTGGCGATGGGTTATCGTTTGACCCGGCGGGAAGAATGCTGGGAATGGTATCAAAAGTTGCATGATTACGCTTGGTCACACTTCGCCGATCCCCAACATGGAGAATGGTTTGGCTACCTAAATCGGCGCGGGGAAGTGCTGTTAAACCTCAAAGGCGGTAAATGGAAGGGGTGTTTTCACGTACCGCGCGCGTTGTATTTATGCTGGCAACAATTTGAGGACTTGGGTTCGCAATCAGTTTAA
- a CDS encoding alkaline phosphatase D family protein: MKPWDLERLLFTQFNRRRFIYGAGIVTASTLAQSSFSKVIAQPKFKSDPFSLGVASGDPLPSSVLLWTRLAPDPLNGGGMPSVNVPVQWQVALDEKMSKIVQRGQAIATPELAHSVHVDVRGLESGRWYWYQFKTGTQVSPIGRTRTAPAPGQKTERFRFAFASCQNWESGYYAAYKHMAREDLDLIIHVGDYIYEGQARPNTIRQHNGAEIVTLDEYRNRYALYKTDPNLQAAHAHAPWAVTWDDHEVNNNWAGNIPQDPDKQSPQQFLARRIAAFQAYYEHMPLRLGAKPTGDKMQLYRRLTFGDLVEFNVLDTRQYRSDQPCNDGIKPRCDEALSPSATMTGKKQEQWLFAGLTRSQARWNVIAQQVVFTQYDSTEGEKTSFNLDAWDGYVAARSRILKFLQQRKPNNPVVISGDTHSSWVSNLLADFNNPESAVVGTEFVGTSITSNFTASDRIEKALPENPWVKYFNGRQRGYVLCDLNRDRWLTNFRLLPESVLDKPTVPDENLPITTTTFELPNGGVVAKV, translated from the coding sequence ATGAAACCTTGGGATTTGGAGCGGCTGCTATTTACACAATTCAACCGCCGACGCTTTATATACGGTGCGGGAATTGTCACAGCAAGCACGCTCGCTCAATCATCTTTCAGTAAAGTTATCGCTCAACCCAAATTTAAATCCGATCCATTCAGCCTTGGTGTTGCATCGGGCGATCCCCTACCATCGAGCGTGCTACTGTGGACGCGGCTGGCTCCCGACCCATTGAATGGGGGTGGAATGCCTTCAGTTAATGTCCCCGTGCAATGGCAAGTTGCGCTGGATGAGAAGATGAGTAAAATTGTACAACGCGGTCAGGCGATCGCCACCCCTGAACTCGCACATTCGGTACATGTTGACGTGCGCGGACTCGAAAGCGGACGATGGTATTGGTATCAATTTAAAACAGGCACTCAAGTAAGTCCAATTGGTCGCACTCGGACAGCACCAGCACCAGGACAAAAAACCGAACGCTTCCGTTTTGCGTTTGCTTCCTGCCAAAATTGGGAAAGCGGATACTATGCGGCTTATAAGCACATGGCACGGGAAGACCTGGATTTAATTATTCACGTTGGCGACTATATATATGAAGGGCAAGCAAGACCCAATACAATTAGGCAGCATAACGGTGCAGAAATTGTAACGTTAGATGAATACCGCAATCGTTATGCTTTATACAAAACTGACCCAAATTTACAAGCAGCCCACGCCCATGCTCCTTGGGCGGTGACTTGGGACGACCACGAAGTAAACAACAATTGGGCTGGTAATATTCCTCAAGACCCAGACAAACAATCACCGCAACAGTTTCTCGCACGGCGGATTGCGGCTTTTCAAGCATATTACGAACATATGCCTTTGCGCTTAGGAGCAAAACCAACTGGAGACAAAATGCAGTTATACCGCCGGCTCACCTTCGGCGATTTGGTAGAATTCAACGTTCTCGATACTCGACAGTATCGCTCCGACCAACCTTGTAACGACGGTATAAAACCCCGCTGCGACGAAGCCCTTTCTCCAAGTGCGACGATGACGGGAAAAAAGCAAGAACAATGGTTGTTTGCTGGACTCACTCGCTCGCAAGCACGCTGGAATGTTATTGCCCAACAGGTGGTTTTTACCCAATATGATTCGACTGAAGGTGAAAAAACATCTTTTAACCTCGATGCTTGGGATGGTTATGTAGCTGCACGCTCGCGGATTCTCAAGTTTTTGCAACAACGCAAACCCAATAATCCAGTGGTTATTAGCGGTGATACTCATTCTAGTTGGGTTAGTAACCTGCTCGCAGATTTTAATAATCCCGAGTCTGCTGTAGTGGGTACTGAATTTGTTGGTACTTCGATTACGTCTAATTTTACCGCCAGCGATAGGATCGAAAAGGCTCTGCCCGAAAACCCTTGGGTGAAATATTTCAACGGTCGCCAGCGCGGTTATGTTCTCTGCGACTTGAACCGCGATCGCTGGCTGACTAACTTTCGACTTTTACCGGAATCGGTACTGGATAAACCCACCGTCCCCGATGAAAATCTACCAATTACGACAACGACATTTGAACTACCAAATGGAGGAGTGGTAGCAAAAGTTTAG
- a CDS encoding Uma2 family endonuclease codes for MVVTPKRFTIDEYHRLIELGFLTEGDRIELIRGELIQMVAKGTPHTVCGAILCQQLDRLLADRATVRAQDPITLPNNSEPEPDVVIAQGNHLDYLAHHPYPEDILLVVEISDSTLIYDQTKKLSLYAEAGILNYWIVNLNARQLERYSQPYQTAQGEFGYVNKQIFLSNQSVTIPGFADALLDLSRIFPPSGIGE; via the coding sequence ATGGTTGTGACACCGAAGCGATTCACAATTGACGAATATCATCGGCTGATTGAACTCGGTTTTTTAACAGAGGGCGATCGCATTGAGTTAATTAGAGGAGAATTGATCCAAATGGTTGCAAAAGGAACACCGCATACAGTTTGTGGTGCTATTCTATGCCAACAACTTGATCGGCTGTTAGCAGATAGGGCTACTGTTCGCGCACAAGATCCAATTACTCTACCCAATAATAGCGAGCCAGAGCCAGATGTCGTTATCGCACAAGGGAATCACCTTGACTATCTTGCTCATCATCCCTATCCTGAAGATATTTTACTTGTTGTTGAAATTTCAGATTCTACATTGATATATGACCAAACCAAAAAGCTAAGTTTGTATGCAGAAGCTGGAATTTTAAATTATTGGATTGTGAATTTAAATGCTCGTCAATTAGAGCGTTACAGTCAACCTTATCAAACTGCTCAAGGGGAGTTTGGCTATGTCAATAAGCAAATTTTTCTATCTAATCAATCAGTGACAATTCCTGGATTTGCAGATGCTTTATTAGACCTGAGTCGAATTTTTCCACCAAGTGGAATTGGAGAGTGA
- a CDS encoding DNA methyltransferase: MNHLYYGDNIDILRKYIKDESVDLCYIDPPFNSKRNYNQIYNNIGSEDKAQAQAFIDTWEWNSLAEQGYQDIFNNYNGKFTAQTISLITGLKEVLGKGSLLAYLVSITLRVVEIHRVLKPTGSFYLHCDPTASHYLKLILDAIFCVRGGNYINEMIWIYSRMAAKGQKQLSRCHDVIFWYAKGKIWKFNVDEIRLPYAATSKARAGYKKTNLGGGSPKSKICELNDIGKFPEDWIQIPFIRGKEYLGYQTQKPEALLERIIKASSNEGDIVLDAYCGCGTTVAVAQRLNRKWIGIDITYQSISLILKRLEDSYGSEVLEGIKLDGIPKDIKSAEALANRQNDRTRKEFEKWAVLTYSNNRAVINQKKGADRGIDGFAFFLEEGGGHKRIVLQVKSGKVSSRDIRELYGTMNREKAAMAIFITLKKPTSAMVEEAKVCGIYQHKAMGKSYPCVQIVTIKDMLENTKRLDIPLSLEVVKAAKKQANKDTQLELLDEPEAV, encoded by the coding sequence ATGAATCATCTATATTATGGAGACAATATAGATATTTTACGTAAATATATAAAAGATGAATCTGTGGATTTATGCTATATCGACCCGCCATTCAATTCTAAGAGAAATTACAACCAGATTTACAACAACATCGGTTCTGAAGATAAGGCTCAAGCACAAGCTTTCATCGATACTTGGGAGTGGAATAGCCTTGCTGAACAAGGCTATCAAGATATTTTCAATAATTATAATGGTAAATTTACTGCTCAAACTATTTCTTTAATAACTGGTTTAAAAGAAGTATTAGGGAAAGGAAGCTTATTAGCCTACTTAGTGAGTATTACTCTCAGGGTTGTTGAAATTCACCGCGTTTTAAAACCTACAGGAAGTTTTTATCTCCATTGTGACCCGACAGCCAGCCATTATTTGAAGTTAATTTTGGATGCTATTTTTTGTGTTAGAGGTGGAAATTATATTAACGAAATGATTTGGATATATTCCAGAATGGCAGCAAAAGGACAAAAGCAATTAAGCCGTTGCCATGATGTTATTTTTTGGTATGCAAAAGGAAAAATATGGAAATTTAATGTTGATGAAATTCGTTTACCTTATGCTGCAACAAGTAAAGCAAGGGCAGGTTATAAAAAAACAAATTTAGGCGGAGGAAGTCCAAAGAGCAAAATTTGCGAACTTAATGATATTGGTAAATTTCCCGAAGATTGGATTCAAATTCCTTTTATTAGAGGAAAAGAATATTTAGGCTATCAGACACAAAAACCCGAAGCTTTACTTGAGCGAATTATTAAAGCCAGTTCTAATGAAGGCGATATTGTTTTAGATGCATACTGTGGGTGCGGCACAACTGTAGCTGTGGCACAAAGATTAAATAGAAAATGGATAGGGATTGATATTACTTATCAGAGTATCAGCCTTATCCTTAAACGGCTTGAAGATTCTTATGGTAGTGAGGTATTGGAAGGGATTAAACTTGACGGCATTCCTAAAGATATTAAATCAGCAGAGGCATTAGCAAACCGTCAAAATGACCGAACTCGTAAAGAATTTGAAAAATGGGCTGTTCTTACTTACTCTAATAATCGTGCCGTTATCAACCAGAAAAAAGGTGCGGATAGAGGCATAGACGGATTTGCTTTTTTCTTAGAAGAAGGCGGAGGACACAAAAGAATTGTTTTACAAGTCAAATCAGGTAAGGTTAGTTCACGTGATATTCGTGAGTTGTACGGTACTATGAACCGTGAAAAGGCTGCAATGGCTATATTCATTACTTTAAAAAAACCTACTTCTGCAATGGTTGAAGAAGCAAAGGTTTGTGGGATATATCAACATAAAGCAATGGGTAAAAGTTACCCTTGTGTTCAAATAGTTACTATTAAAGACATGCTAGAGAACACTAAACGTTTAGATATTCCTTTAAGCCTTGAGGTTGTTAAAGCAGCTAAAAAGCAAGCAAATAAAGATACACAGTTAGAGTTATTGGATGAGCCAGAAGCTGTTTAA
- a CDS encoding retroviral-like aspartic protease, with protein MLNAQRFPFIEGRDVFGDIDAVPCLPLTLIYRNSVVEVAGLLDTGASINVLPYSIGIQLGAVWEEMNTSVQLAGNLAPVEAKGLVVSAQIGAFAPVRLVFAWSFTDDVPLLLGRMNFFLEFDVCFYRSQIAFELRPKS; from the coding sequence ATGCTTAATGCTCAAAGGTTTCCCTTCATCGAAGGACGTGATGTATTTGGCGATATTGACGCAGTACCGTGCTTACCTCTGACACTAATTTACCGAAATTCTGTTGTAGAAGTTGCAGGGTTGTTAGACACTGGAGCCAGCATCAATGTTTTGCCATACAGTATAGGTATTCAGCTAGGAGCCGTTTGGGAAGAGATGAATACCTCCGTACAACTGGCTGGAAATCTTGCACCCGTAGAAGCAAAAGGATTAGTTGTGTCAGCCCAAATCGGCGCTTTTGCACCTGTGCGATTGGTGTTTGCTTGGAGCTTTACTGATGATGTGCCATTACTATTGGGGCGTATGAATTTTTTTCTGGAATTTGATGTCTGTTTCTACCGTTCCCAAATAGCATTTGAATTACGTCCAAAGTCTTAA
- the psbV gene encoding photosystem II cytochrome c-550 — protein sequence MFRRTIGVVVATILLTVQFIVGSASALELDEATRTVPLNAQGDTVVLSLKQVKEGKRLFNFACAQCHAGGVTKTNQNVGLEPEALAGALPNRNNIAGLVDYLKNPTTYDGAIEISELHPSTKSSDIFTTMRNLTDEDLTAIAGHILLQPKIVGIKWGGGKIYY from the coding sequence ATGTTTAGAAGAACAATTGGCGTTGTTGTGGCTACTATTTTACTGACAGTTCAGTTTATCGTCGGTAGCGCCTCAGCGTTGGAACTGGATGAAGCTACTCGAACAGTGCCATTAAATGCTCAGGGCGATACGGTCGTACTTAGCCTTAAACAGGTCAAAGAAGGCAAACGTTTATTTAACTTCGCTTGTGCCCAATGTCATGCTGGGGGCGTTACCAAGACTAACCAGAACGTGGGACTAGAACCGGAAGCGTTGGCTGGGGCTTTACCAAACCGTAACAATATTGCAGGCTTGGTGGACTACTTGAAAAATCCGACTACTTATGATGGGGCAATAGAAATTTCTGAATTACACCCCAGCACCAAGAGTTCAGATATTTTCACAACAATGAGAAATCTGACTGATGAGGACTTGACGGCGATCGCTGGTCATATCCTCCTGCAACCCAAAATTGTTGGCATCAAGTGGGGAGGTGGCAAGATTTATTACTAA